In Blautia wexlerae DSM 19850, a single window of DNA contains:
- the mobQ gene encoding MobQ family relaxase: MPCPHNEITIVQRSQRQSAVAAAAYQSGEKLFCEYDQQVKHYPEKRGIVHNEILLPANAPRSYADRNTLWNAAEVVEKQWNSQLARRWVLTIPREIPPDQYAVLVREFCEQQFVSKGMIADFAIHDPHPPGHNPHAHVLLTMRAMDEQGKWLPKSRKVYDLDENGERIKLPSGRWKSHKEDTVDWNDQKYCEIWRHEWEVIQNRYLEANDRPERVDLRSYARQGLDVVPTVHEGAAVRQMEKRGIQTNIGNLNREIRAANSMMKSIRQLIQNLKGWITELGEKRKELLVQKAAEEATLLPNLLMKYMEIRKEERKDWTRAGQNRGTSQDLKAVSEALSYLRQKGLSTVEDLEAFLESSGKSAADYRNQMKPKEARSKVIDGILASRTDCKECKPVYEKYQKIFFKKTKEKFKQEHPEVARYAKAAAYLAKHPDDKDSTQKELQEEQEKLLEEIAELKVPLTEVQEDLKKLRDIRYWVRKATPGTEESKEPPKKQPIKEVLLDKADEKKAQRTAPAQTKHKQQDMEL; encoded by the coding sequence ATGCCCTGTCCACACAACGAAATCACGATTGTTCAGCGCAGCCAGCGGCAGTCTGCGGTTGCCGCCGCTGCTTACCAAAGCGGCGAAAAGCTGTTCTGTGAATACGACCAGCAAGTAAAGCACTACCCGGAAAAGCGTGGTATCGTCCACAATGAAATCCTGCTCCCGGCAAACGCCCCACGGTCGTATGCAGACCGCAATACCTTATGGAACGCCGCCGAAGTGGTGGAAAAGCAATGGAACTCCCAGCTTGCAAGGAGGTGGGTGCTTACCATCCCAAGAGAGATACCACCCGACCAGTACGCTGTCCTTGTCAGGGAGTTTTGTGAACAGCAGTTTGTTTCAAAAGGCATGATTGCTGACTTTGCCATCCATGACCCCCATCCGCCGGGACACAATCCCCACGCCCATGTCCTGCTGACTATGAGGGCAATGGACGAACAAGGGAAATGGCTTCCCAAGAGCCGCAAGGTTTATGACCTTGACGAGAATGGGGAACGGATAAAGCTGCCGTCCGGCAGGTGGAAAAGCCATAAAGAAGATACGGTTGACTGGAACGACCAGAAGTATTGTGAAATTTGGCGGCATGAATGGGAGGTCATCCAGAACCGCTATCTGGAAGCCAATGACCGCCCGGAGCGTGTGGACTTGCGTTCCTATGCCAGACAGGGGCTTGATGTTGTCCCTACTGTCCATGAGGGTGCTGCTGTCCGGCAGATGGAAAAGCGTGGTATCCAGACGAATATCGGCAACCTGAACCGGGAAATCAGAGCCGCCAACAGTATGATGAAGTCCATCCGGCAGCTTATCCAAAACCTCAAAGGCTGGATTACCGAGCTGGGAGAAAAACGGAAAGAACTGCTTGTACAAAAGGCGGCGGAGGAAGCAACACTTCTTCCCAATCTGCTGATGAAGTATATGGAGATACGAAAGGAAGAAAGGAAGGACTGGACAAGGGCTGGACAGAACCGGGGGACTTCACAGGACTTAAAGGCAGTCAGCGAAGCCCTGTCCTATCTCCGGCAAAAGGGGCTTTCCACTGTGGAGGACTTAGAAGCATTTCTGGAATCTTCCGGGAAATCAGCCGCAGATTACCGCAATCAGATGAAGCCAAAGGAAGCCCGAAGCAAAGTGATTGACGGGATTCTTGCCAGCCGGACAGACTGCAAGGAATGTAAGCCTGTCTATGAGAAGTACCAGAAGATATTTTTTAAGAAAACAAAGGAGAAATTCAAACAGGAACACCCGGAGGTTGCCCGATATGCGAAAGCCGCCGCCTACCTTGCCAAGCACCCAGACGATAAGGACAGTACCCAAAAGGAACTGCAAGAGGAGCAGGAAAAACTTCTGGAAGAAATCGCAGAGCTGAAAGTACCGCTGACCGAGGTACAGGAGGATTTGAAGAAGCTGCGGGACATCCGCTACTGGGTACGGAAAGCCACACCCGGCACAGAGGAAAGCAAAGAGCCGCCCAAGAAGCAGCCCATCAAAGAAGTCTTGCTGGATAAGGCAGACGAGAAAAAAGCACAAAGAACTGCCCCGGCGCAGACAAAACACAAACAACAGGATATGGAACTTTAA
- a CDS encoding C45 family autoproteolytic acyltransferase/hydolase, protein MYHAHFRGTHYEAGFRWGSLLLKHKNIILENIPFEITQERIDYALSCLPIYEKYYHEIVEEIQGLADGQQCDVRILQAVLFSMYSMPPSCNCSCFAFTTEQEILLGRNSDFLTEIERLNQNVVYKLTDGVYSFTGNTTAFIEIEDGVNEHGLAVGLTSVYPNQCKPGFNAGMIVRYLLEKCRNVSEAVSCLYQLPIASAQTLTLADTMGAIAVIECNAEQIKIEKTLNSNIAFVCATNTFHLPGMVGYNNDKIDNWFAEERYQTLYSAFSEKNGGFNFPFAEKLLSGDYGFLCQYDRSTGKDTVWSVIYDMKRHKIYRSEGNPRRHKFKEDIRFQF, encoded by the coding sequence ATGTATCATGCACATTTTAGGGGAACACACTACGAAGCTGGTTTTCGGTGGGGTTCCTTACTGTTAAAACACAAAAATATAATTTTAGAGAACATACCATTTGAAATCACGCAGGAACGGATTGACTATGCTTTGTCCTGCCTTCCGATTTATGAAAAGTATTACCATGAGATTGTAGAAGAAATTCAAGGTCTGGCAGATGGACAACAATGTGATGTCCGTATTTTGCAAGCTGTATTATTTAGTATGTACTCTATGCCTCCATCTTGTAATTGCTCTTGTTTTGCTTTTACAACGGAACAGGAAATTCTTCTGGGACGAAACAGTGATTTTCTGACAGAAATTGAAAGGCTAAATCAGAATGTAGTTTATAAATTGACGGATGGAGTTTATTCTTTCACAGGAAATACAACTGCTTTTATTGAGATTGAAGATGGTGTTAATGAACATGGTTTAGCTGTTGGTTTAACATCCGTCTATCCTAACCAATGCAAACCGGGATTTAACGCAGGTATGATTGTCAGATACCTGTTGGAGAAATGTAGAAATGTGTCGGAAGCTGTCTCCTGTTTATATCAATTACCGATTGCTTCAGCACAAACTTTAACCTTAGCTGATACAATGGGGGCGATAGCTGTTATAGAATGTAATGCGGAACAGATAAAAATAGAAAAAACATTGAATAGCAATATTGCTTTTGTCTGTGCAACGAACACTTTCCATCTGCCAGGAATGGTAGGCTATAACAACGATAAGATTGATAATTGGTTTGCAGAAGAACGGTATCAAACATTGTATTCAGCTTTTAGCGAAAAAAATGGAGGTTTCAATTTTCCATTTGCAGAAAAACTGTTGTCTGGAGATTATGGTTTCCTCTGTCAGTATGACAGAAGTACAGGTAAAGATACTGTCTGGTCAGTTATTTATGATATGAAACGACACAAAATTTATCGAAGTGAAGGGAATCCCAGACGACACAAATTCAAAGAAGATATTCGTTTTCAGTTTTGA
- a CDS encoding DUF3847 domain-containing protein codes for MPDTSKLEKLNRELEKSEKKLRKAINDEKVLQHQLKQLTRKERTHRLCTRGGMLESFLQEPERLTDDDVMLLLKLIFHRKDTQELLKTMLEREKPETP; via the coding sequence TTGCCTGATACCTCAAAGCTGGAAAAGCTCAACCGGGAGCTGGAGAAAAGCGAAAAGAAACTGCGAAAAGCCATCAATGATGAAAAGGTATTGCAGCACCAGTTGAAGCAGCTTACCCGAAAGGAACGGACGCACCGGCTCTGCACTCGTGGCGGTATGCTGGAAAGTTTTCTGCAAGAGCCGGAACGCCTGACAGATGATGATGTAATGCTGTTGTTGAAACTCATTTTTCACAGGAAGGACACGCAGGAACTATTGAAAACAATGCTGGAACGGGAGAAGCCGGAAACCCCTTAG
- a CDS encoding DeoR family transcriptional regulator, whose amino-acid sequence MNFEFMTIDTPLPPCMPFPRALTGFPVSSTAKVMYCRMLDAMLSKGQEDENGILFVCFPVTAIAAVLSRSPMTVKRSLNELETAGLIMRVCQGVGEPNRIYVLIPGKEDAALA is encoded by the coding sequence ATGAATTTTGAATTTATGACGATAGACACACCCTTGCCGCCCTGTATGCCATTTCCCAGAGCGTTGACAGGATTTCCAGTCAGCAGCACCGCAAAGGTCATGTACTGCCGGATGCTGGATGCTATGCTATCCAAAGGACAGGAGGACGAGAACGGAATCCTGTTTGTCTGCTTCCCTGTCACAGCCATTGCCGCAGTCCTGTCCCGCAGCCCCATGACGGTCAAGCGTTCTTTGAATGAACTGGAAACCGCCGGACTTATCATGCGGGTGTGTCAGGGCGTTGGAGAACCAAACAGGATTTATGTGTTGATACCGGGAAAGGAGGACGCTGCCCTTGCCTGA
- a CDS encoding helix-turn-helix domain-containing protein, which yields MKGATTIQERLWELRKDKGLNLEELSELTGISKSALGSYEKEDYKEINHGNLITLADFYEVSVDYLLCRTENREQINTPLTGLHLNDEMVALLKSGRINNRLLCELATHKDFIKFLADIEIYVDGIATMQIQNLNALVDTVRHEIIERYRPGEDDPHLKVLQAAHISDDEYFSHMVLDDLNLIIRDIREAHKKDSESAPQTTVADELKENLEAVENFKGSRDEKLVILYCKQLGINYKNLSEEEFRWLIRILKKSKKMGTPISQRKKR from the coding sequence ATGAAAGGAGCAACTACCATACAGGAACGTCTTTGGGAACTCCGCAAGGACAAAGGCTTAAATTTGGAAGAATTATCAGAGCTGACGGGCATTTCCAAATCAGCTCTTGGAAGTTATGAGAAAGAGGATTATAAGGAAATCAATCATGGCAACCTTATCACGCTGGCAGACTTCTATGAGGTTTCCGTTGATTATCTGCTGTGCCGGACAGAGAACCGGGAACAGATCAACACACCATTAACAGGGCTTCATTTGAACGATGAGATGGTGGCACTTTTGAAAAGCGGTCGAATTAACAACCGTCTGCTCTGTGAGCTTGCCACTCATAAGGATTTTATCAAGTTTCTTGCGGATATTGAGATTTATGTAGATGGGATTGCCACCATGCAGATTCAAAACCTCAACGCCCTTGTCGATACTGTCCGGCATGAAATCATTGAACGGTATCGCCCCGGCGAAGATGACCCCCATTTGAAAGTGCTACAAGCCGCCCATATCAGCGATGATGAATATTTCAGCCACATGGTGCTGGATGATCTCAACCTCATTATCCGGGATATTCGGGAAGCCCACAAAAAAGATAGTGAAAGTGCCCCACAGACCACCGTTGCCGATGAACTGAAAGAAAATCTGGAAGCGGTCGAAAATTTCAAGGGTAGTCGGGATGAAAAGCTGGTCATCCTTTATTGCAAGCAACTCGGTATCAACTATAAAAATCTGTCGGAAGAAGAATTCCGCTGGCTCATTCGGATTCTCAAAAAATCAAAGAAAATGGGAACGCCTATCAGCCAGAGGAAAAAACGGTAA
- a CDS encoding Type 1 glutamine amidotransferase-like domain-containing protein — MNGKHLFLTSAGLTDKMKEKFFDIIGKCPKDVKVLYIPTAGIETDGARESLAICFHELFLMGIQYENILVYNLELILSKDYQRTYSSYVTTPFMLTRLLTFEELNQFDAVFVSGGDVSVLCREMSRTGFDRILNNAIKNGLIYVGISAGSMYAAGNLTDGLHIIDNPIIPHWNGSETTVLPNGKEEIKLADGKAVYVEDNYMSVI, encoded by the coding sequence ATGAATGGAAAACATCTATTTCTTACATCTGCAGGGTTGACCGATAAGATGAAAGAGAAATTCTTTGATATTATTGGAAAGTGTCCGAAGGATGTGAAAGTGCTTTATATTCCAACAGCTGGCATTGAAACAGATGGTGCAAGAGAGTCGCTTGCAATATGTTTTCATGAACTCTTTCTAATGGGAATTCAGTACGAAAATATATTAGTGTACAATCTGGAATTAATTCTTTCAAAAGACTATCAAAGAACCTATTCTTCGTATGTTACAACCCCGTTTATGCTTACAAGGCTATTAACTTTTGAAGAATTAAACCAATTTGATGCTGTTTTTGTCAGTGGTGGTGATGTATCTGTGCTTTGTCGTGAAATGTCTAGAACTGGTTTTGATAGAATACTTAATAATGCAATTAAAAACGGACTTATATATGTCGGAATCAGTGCAGGAAGTATGTATGCGGCGGGAAATTTAACAGATGGATTACATATTATTGACAATCCTATTATCCCCCATTGGAATGGTTCTGAAACAACAGTATTACCGAACGGCAAAGAAGAGATTAAGCTTGCTGATGGAAAAGCTGTTTATGTAGAGGATAATTACATGAGTGTAATATGA
- the ltrA gene encoding group II intron reverse transcriptase/maturase → METKLERIAEISANSPGPEFTSLYHLINKEMLLQCHKELDGNKAVGVDEITKKEYGRNLEQNLDDLVERLKRKSYKPQPSIRVYIPKSNGKLRPLGIACYEDKIVQLALKKILEAIYEPRFLNCMYGFRPNRGCHNAIKELCKRLNNTKICYIVDTDIKGFFDHMKHEWIIKFLKLYIKDPNIIGLVKKYLKVGVLDNGELMANEEGSAQGNIISPILANIYMHNVLTLWYKFIITKECKGDNFLIVYADDFVAGFQYKWEAENYYKLLKERMEKFGLQLEDSKSRLLQSGAYIARAKQKSGECIRLQTFDFLGFTFYCGRSRKGMPYIMPKTSSKKFRQKIRDIKVWLYANRDQPLKKLMGMLNLKLIGHYRYYGISFNGRMISNYKQQVRELLFKVLNRRSDRKSYTREGFIEMLKYYPLAMPKIYVSLF, encoded by the coding sequence ATGGAAACGAAATTAGAAAGAATAGCAGAAATATCGGCAAATTCGCCGGGACCAGAGTTCACATCGTTGTATCATCTAATCAATAAAGAAATGCTTTTGCAATGTCACAAAGAATTAGACGGAAACAAAGCAGTCGGTGTTGATGAGATTACTAAGAAAGAGTACGGGAGAAATCTGGAGCAAAACTTAGATGACTTGGTAGAAAGACTGAAAAGAAAATCATACAAACCACAGCCATCAATTAGGGTATATATCCCTAAAAGCAATGGAAAACTTCGACCATTAGGAATTGCATGCTATGAGGACAAAATAGTCCAATTAGCATTAAAGAAGATATTGGAAGCTATCTATGAACCGAGATTTCTGAACTGCATGTACGGATTCAGACCAAATCGAGGATGTCATAACGCAATAAAAGAACTGTGTAAGAGATTAAACAACACGAAAATCTGCTATATTGTGGATACTGACATCAAAGGATTCTTCGACCATATGAAGCATGAATGGATTATCAAGTTTCTCAAACTTTATATTAAAGACCCCAACATAATTGGTCTTGTCAAGAAGTATCTTAAAGTGGGAGTGCTGGATAATGGTGAACTTATGGCGAATGAAGAAGGTTCAGCTCAAGGCAATATCATAAGTCCAATCCTAGCAAACATATATATGCACAATGTATTGACACTATGGTATAAGTTTATTATTACCAAAGAATGCAAGGGAGATAACTTTCTAATTGTATATGCAGATGATTTTGTTGCAGGATTTCAATATAAATGGGAAGCAGAGAATTACTACAAGCTTCTTAAAGAACGAATGGAAAAGTTCGGTTTGCAATTAGAAGACAGTAAAAGTCGTCTCTTACAAAGCGGTGCTTATATTGCAAGGGCAAAGCAAAAGAGCGGTGAGTGTATCAGATTACAAACATTTGATTTTCTGGGATTCACATTCTATTGTGGGCGTTCACGCAAAGGCATGCCATATATAATGCCAAAGACAAGCTCTAAGAAATTCAGACAGAAAATTCGAGACATCAAGGTATGGTTATATGCGAATAGAGACCAACCGCTAAAGAAACTAATGGGTATGCTAAATCTGAAACTAATAGGCCATTATAGGTACTATGGCATAAGTTTTAATGGCAGAATGATTTCAAACTACAAACAACAAGTGAGAGAACTTCTGTTTAAGGTGCTGAATAGACGAAGTGACAGAAAGAGTTATACAAGAGAAGGATTCATTGAAATGCTGAAATATTATCCATTGGCAATGCCAAAGATTTATGTCAGCTTGTTTTGA
- a CDS encoding TnpV protein: MSGLKKHIYEEKNGLHYTLNGDYYLPDLKLPEEHRPIGKYGRMHREYLREVHPARLNTLTLTGELWTYLADLNEQAQKRLDTIIEQMKAAEGVTEELKSICQMEWVQRCNNIHNRAEEIVLHEMIYS, encoded by the coding sequence ATGAGCGGATTAAAGAAACACATTTATGAAGAGAAAAACGGACTGCATTACACTCTGAATGGAGATTATTATTTACCAGATTTGAAATTGCCGGAGGAACACCGCCCTATCGGAAAGTACGGACGGATGCACCGGGAATATTTAAGAGAAGTCCACCCAGCCAGATTGAATACATTGACCCTGACAGGGGAATTATGGACATATCTTGCAGATCTGAACGAACAGGCACAGAAGCGATTAGATACAATCATAGAGCAGATGAAAGCTGCTGAGGGGGTCACAGAAGAATTAAAGAGTATCTGTCAGATGGAATGGGTGCAGCGTTGCAATAACATTCACAATCGGGCAGAAGAAATTGTTTTGCATGAGATGATTTATTCATAA
- a CDS encoding site-specific integrase gives MSEKRRDHRGRILHNGEIQLSDGRYRFKYVDEMGKERCVYSWRLDHNDATPKGKRRTLSLREMEKKIQADHFEQIATNGGNMTVLELVEKYTSTKTGVRPTTVAGYGTVSNLLKKDPFGKRRIDTVRISDAKCWLIHLQQVEKKSYSSIHSIRGVLRPAFQLAVDDDLIRKNSFQFQLMEVVVNDSVTREAISRAEERKFLRFVKEDPHFCRYYEGIYILFKTGLRISEFCGLTISDIDFKEHTINIDHQLQKKSKIGYYIQETKTTSGTRKIPMTADVEECFRKIIEKRNPPKAEPMVDGKSGFLYFDKNESICYSLHWEHYFQHIIQKYNNTYKVQMPVITPHVCRHTYCSNMAKSGMNPKALQYLMGHSDISVTLNTYTHVNLEDAREEVARIQVV, from the coding sequence ATGAGTGAAAAAAGGAGAGATCATAGAGGACGTATATTACACAATGGAGAAATACAGTTATCTGATGGCAGATATCGATTTAAGTATGTCGATGAGATGGGAAAGGAGCGCTGCGTATATAGCTGGCGCTTAGACCATAACGATGCAACTCCGAAAGGAAAGCGCCGTACTTTGTCGCTTCGGGAGATGGAGAAGAAAATCCAGGCGGACCATTTTGAGCAGATTGCAACAAATGGCGGAAATATGACGGTACTGGAACTGGTTGAAAAATATACATCAACAAAAACCGGTGTCAGACCTACTACAGTTGCAGGATACGGAACAGTTAGCAATTTATTGAAGAAAGATCCATTTGGAAAAAGAAGGATTGATACGGTTCGGATTTCGGATGCAAAATGTTGGCTGATACATCTTCAGCAGGTAGAAAAGAAAAGTTATAGTTCCATCCATTCAATCCGAGGAGTTCTTCGTCCGGCATTTCAGTTGGCAGTGGATGATGACCTGATCAGGAAAAATTCATTTCAGTTTCAGCTAATGGAAGTGGTTGTGAATGACAGTGTGACAAGAGAGGCAATCAGCAGGGCTGAGGAACGAAAGTTCCTGCGGTTTGTGAAGGAGGATCCTCATTTTTGCAGGTATTATGAGGGGATTTACATATTATTTAAAACCGGCCTTCGCATCTCGGAATTTTGTGGTTTGACCATTTCTGACATTGATTTTAAGGAGCATACGATCAACATCGATCATCAATTGCAGAAAAAATCAAAAATCGGATATTATATTCAAGAGACTAAAACAACCAGCGGAACGAGAAAGATACCTATGACTGCAGATGTAGAGGAATGCTTTCGGAAAATAATAGAAAAACGAAACCCACCCAAAGCAGAACCTATGGTAGATGGAAAAAGTGGATTCTTATACTTTGATAAAAATGAAAGTATCTGTTATTCCCTGCACTGGGAGCATTATTTCCAACACATCATTCAGAAGTATAATAATACTTACAAAGTACAGATGCCTGTCATTACACCGCATGTATGCCGACACACCTATTGCTCAAATATGGCAAAATCCGGAATGAATCCAAAAGCATTGCAATATTTGATGGGCCACTCAGATATCAGCGTAACGCTGAATACATATACGCATGTAAATCTTGAGGATGCCAGGGAAGAAGTTGCCCGGATTCAGGTTGTGTAA
- a CDS encoding MerR family transcriptional regulator, with translation MNHTEKTIPVWEKYSLNVSEAAEYYGIGEKRLRQIAGENEGADFILEVGSHIRFKRKLFEDYLDTASTV, from the coding sequence ATGAATCATACAGAAAAAACAATACCTGTTTGGGAGAAATATTCTTTAAATGTATCCGAAGCAGCAGAATATTACGGAATTGGAGAAAAGAGATTGAGACAAATCGCAGGTGAAAATGAGGGAGCGGATTTCATTTTGGAAGTAGGTTCTCATATTCGATTCAAAAGGAAATTGTTTGAAGATTATCTGGATACAGCCAGCACAGTTTAA
- a CDS encoding ATP-binding protein, which yields MREEDTVCVGSDGLKYCKVCGEAKEAFFPKGGFMGMKKHSRQCACDRKVYEEEQKYFKDKEHRELVSRNTSICFDESRMEEWTFENADMSDTVMHRAKKYVDNWEEMKRNHIGCLFWGPVGTGKSFIAGCIANELLKQEVMVKMTNFNTIIDDIFPLADKTEYINALASYQLLIIDDLGVERNSEYALGIIFSVIDRRIRSGRPLIITTNLPLKEIKNETMLDKRRIYDRILEMCTPMYVGGTSKREVIASMKMEKAKTLLNTNRGEEDCE from the coding sequence ATGAGAGAAGAAGATACTGTATGTGTAGGCAGTGATGGCTTGAAATACTGCAAAGTCTGTGGGGAAGCGAAAGAAGCATTTTTCCCCAAGGGTGGATTTATGGGAATGAAGAAACATTCCAGGCAATGTGCCTGTGACAGAAAAGTATATGAAGAAGAACAAAAATATTTTAAAGACAAAGAGCACCGGGAATTAGTCAGCAGAAATACAAGTATCTGTTTTGACGAGAGCAGAATGGAAGAGTGGACATTTGAGAATGCAGATATGTCAGATACGGTAATGCATAGAGCAAAAAAATATGTTGATAACTGGGAGGAAATGAAAAGAAATCATATAGGCTGTTTGTTCTGGGGACCGGTTGGTACCGGGAAAAGTTTTATTGCGGGGTGCATTGCCAATGAACTTCTTAAGCAAGAAGTAATGGTAAAGATGACAAATTTCAATACCATTATTGATGATATATTTCCACTGGCAGACAAAACGGAATATATCAATGCATTGGCGTCTTATCAGCTTTTGATTATTGATGATCTTGGAGTGGAACGAAATTCAGAATATGCGTTAGGAATTATTTTTAGCGTCATAGATCGAAGAATCCGTTCAGGACGACCTTTGATCATTACGACCAATCTTCCGCTGAAAGAAATAAAAAACGAGACCATGTTAGATAAAAGACGTATCTATGACCGTATTTTAGAAATGTGTACGCCTATGTATGTTGGAGGCACAAGTAAGAGAGAAGTGATTGCAAGTATGAAAATGGAGAAAGCGAAAACGTTGTTGAATACAAACAGAGGGGAGGAGGACTGCGAATGA
- a CDS encoding replication initiator protein A, translated as MKYEYMKESEQMLQYFQFPKFLLKLRISQTAKFLYMILYDRARISRKNSWIDKYGNVAPSKVTEKYKSNKYHEVNYCYGEGESL; from the coding sequence ATCAAATATGAATACATGAAGGAGTCAGAGCAGATGCTTCAGTACTTCCAGTTTCCGAAGTTTTTATTAAAGCTGCGAATTTCTCAAACTGCAAAATTCCTTTATATGATTTTGTATGACCGGGCACGGATATCGAGAAAGAATAGCTGGATAGACAAGTATGGAAATGTGGCACCTAGTAAAGTAACTGAGAAATATAAAAGTAATAAATATCATGAAGTAAATTATTGCTATGGGGAAGGAGAGAGTTTGTGA
- a CDS encoding arsenate reductase ArsC: MNKKKVAFICVHNSCRSQIAEALGKHLASDVFESYSAGTETKLQINQDAVRIMKELYGIDMEAEGQYSKLIDEIPVPDIAISMGCNVGCPFIERPFDDNWGLEDPTGKSDEEFKKVIDEIRMQIFILKQRLDEFEEN, from the coding sequence ATGAATAAGAAAAAAGTTGCTTTTATATGCGTTCATAATTCATGCAGAAGCCAGATTGCAGAAGCTTTGGGAAAACATCTGGCTTCGGATGTATTTGAAAGTTATTCGGCAGGGACAGAAACAAAACTACAGATTAATCAGGATGCAGTCCGGATTATGAAAGAATTGTATGGAATTGATATGGAAGCAGAAGGACAATATAGTAAGCTGATTGATGAGATACCAGTACCGGATATTGCAATTTCAATGGGTTGTAATGTGGGATGTCCGTTTATCGAAAGACCGTTTGATGATAATTGGGGACTTGAAGATCCAACCGGAAAGAGTGACGAAGAGTTTAAGAAGGTTATTGATGAGATAAGGATGCAAATTTTTATATTGAAACAACGATTGGATGAATTTGAAGAAAACTAA
- a CDS encoding succinate dehydrogenase/fumarate reductase iron-sulfur subunit, which yields MIHLVYKIRIRRQESQKSDSYWQEFEFDGSKNSSVANVLKELNSRTPLKDNSGNIVTPISWECSCMVRKCGACAMLINERPRLACSTFLHTLKGSTITLEPLSKFPLVRDLIVDRSILFENLKKLNLWLESEAYMNPWTHEPRYQSARCLMCGCCLEVCPNFSANGTFAGAVAAVNAFRILNEEQESTHLNEISAEYKKKYFEGCGKSLSCHDICPIGLPVEELLVRSNAAAVWGK from the coding sequence GTGATTCACTTGGTATATAAAATAAGAATCAGGCGGCAGGAGAGTCAGAAATCAGACAGTTATTGGCAGGAATTTGAGTTTGACGGAAGCAAAAACAGCTCTGTTGCCAATGTTCTAAAGGAATTGAACAGTAGAACCCCTTTGAAAGATAATTCAGGGAATATAGTTACTCCCATCAGCTGGGAATGTAGCTGTATGGTGCGAAAATGTGGGGCTTGCGCCATGCTGATTAACGAACGTCCGAGGCTGGCATGCTCTACATTTCTACATACGTTAAAAGGTTCTACAATCACCTTGGAACCTTTAAGCAAATTTCCGCTTGTAAGAGATTTGATCGTTGACCGGTCAATTCTGTTTGAAAATTTGAAAAAACTGAACCTTTGGCTTGAAAGTGAAGCTTATATGAATCCGTGGACACATGAACCGAGATACCAGTCGGCACGCTGTCTGATGTGTGGCTGCTGCCTTGAAGTGTGTCCCAACTTCTCTGCAAATGGGACTTTCGCAGGCGCTGTTGCTGCAGTCAACGCATTTCGGATTCTGAATGAAGAACAGGAAAGCACTCATTTGAATGAGATTTCTGCTGAATATAAGAAGAAATATTTTGAGGGATGCGGGAAGTCGTTATCTTGTCATGATATTTGTCCGATTGGTCTGCCTGTGGAAGAACTGCTTGTAAGGTCGAATGCAGCGGCTGTTTGGGGCAAATAA